Within the Gemmatimonadaceae bacterium genome, the region CTGAGTCTCGGGGATTTGTTCGCTCACGATAGTGACGCCCATCAATCTCGTCCCGGGAATTGGTATCCGTGAGAGGCGGCAATGCGCAAAGCGGCCCGCTCATCCGCGAAGCATATTTGGGGTGCGGTTGAAACTGGACACCATTCTGGAATGGAGAGCACTTGAGACGTTCGAGCCCGATTGTCACTACCGCCCTATTGATCCTGGCTTCAGCATTTCCACTTGTTGCCCAGCAGGATCCGACGCTCTCACCGCCGGTCGCAGCTCGTGAGGCGCATGAGACTTCGATTCATGGCTACAAGCTGAGCGATGACTATTTCTGGCTGCGGCAGAAGACCAACCCCGCAGTCCGCGCATATCTGGATGCCGAGAATGCGTATACGGCCGCCATGATGAAGCATACCGAGGCGCTACAGCAGAGTCTGTATGATGAGATCACCGGGCACGTCAAACAGACCGACTTGAGCGTTCCCTATCGTCGTGGCGCTTATCTGTATTACTCGAAGACCGAAACCGGGAAGCAGTACCCCATATATGTCCGGAAGCCCGTAAAGGGTGGTCCCGAGCAGGTGCTTCTCGACCAGAACGAGATGGCCAAGGGACAAGGCTACTACTCCATTGGCGCTCGCGTGGTGAGCGATGACGACTCACTCCTCGCGTTTACTTTCGATAGCACCGGATACCGCCAGTACACGCTGCGCATCAAGAATCTTCGTACTGGACAGATGCTTCCCGACCGGGTTCCTCGTGTCGGAAGCGTCGTATGGTCCACCGATGGGCGCACGCTGTTCCTGACGACAGAGGATTCGATTACCAAGCGGTCGGATAAGTTCTGGCGCCATCCCGTCGGCGGCGCGACGATGAATCTGCTATTCGATGAGAAGGACGAGCTTTTCGACATCGGGGCTAATCGGTCCCTCGACAGGAAGATGATATTCCTTCAGAGCGCGGCGAAGACGTCATCCGAGATTCAGTACCTTCCTGCGGATAAGCCGTCAGCCGCGCTCACCGTGATGCTGCCGCGGGAGAACGGGCATGAGTACGATGCCGACTACGATGGTGGCCGTTTCTACATCCGGACGAACAAGGGCGCGAAGAACTTCCGTGTGGTGAGCGCGCCGGTCGCCGCGCCCGCGAAGTGGACCGAGGTCGTCGCCGGCAAACCCGACGTCAAGATTGCCGGCATGGAATTCTACCGCGATCATATCGTACTCTCCGAGCGCGAAGGCGGTCTTCCGTACCTGCGCATCATAGACAAGAAGACCGGGGCTTCGTACCGCATCGCGACACCAGAGCCTGCCTACTCCATGGCCATCGGCGCGAATGCCGAGTACGACACTCGTGTGATCCAGTATGTCTACAACTCGCTGGTCACTCCGTCCTCGACGTTCGAGTACGACATGTCGCGGAAAACCCGGAAGCTTCTCAAGCAGCAGGAGGTGCCGGGATACAGTGCGTCGGGCTACGAGTCGCGCCGCATCTGGGCCACGGCACGTGATGGAACGAAGGTGCCGATGGCTCTTGTGTACAAGAAGGGAACGAAGATGGATGGCTCCGCGCCAATGCTTCTCTATGCGTACGGATCCTATGGTTCCTCGCAGGATGCTGGCTTTTCATCGAACCGTCTCTCTTTGCTCGATCGCGGGTTCATCTGGGCCCTGGCGAACATCCGCGGCGGCGGTGAGCTGGGCGAGGAGTGGCGCGAAGCCGGACGCATGATGAACAAGATGAACACGTTCACCGATTTCATCGACGTAGGTGAATACCTCGTGAAGAATAAATACACGTCGAGTGACCGGTTGATGATTCAGGGAGGTTCGGCTGGCGGGTTGTTGATGGGCGCCGTAGTGAACATGAAGCCCGACCTTTTCAAGGCAGCGATTGCGGCCGTCCCGTTCGTCGACGTCATGAACACGATGCTCGACGCTTCCCTGCCCCTTACGACAAGCGAATACACCGAGTGGGGCAACCCGAACGAGAAACCGGCGTTCGATTACATGATGAAGTATTCGCCGTACGATAACGTCAAGGCGCAGTGGTATCCCAACATGCTGGTCGAAGTGTCGCTCAACGACAGCCAGGTGCCTTACTGGGAAGGAGCGAAGTTCGTGGCGAAACTGCGCGCCATGAAACAAGGTGACAACGTCTTACTCCTGAAGGCGAACATGGGTGCGGGACATGGCGGAGCATCGGGACGATATGACCGCTACCGGGAGATTGCCTTCGAGTACGCGTTCTTACTCAGTCAGGCGCCTTTCGTATCATCTAAAACTCCGGGCCCGATGCTCTAACCTCTTCACATCCAACTCCTTAAACCTCTTTCCCACCACATTCAGCACGTTCCCGTCTTTCTCGAATCTCCCCTGCACTACCACGAACGTCGCGAACTTAACGACCTCGCTGTTCTCTTCCACGAGGAAGCTCGGCACGACAACGTTGATGAACCCCCACTCATCCTCCAACAACAAAAAGATCGTCCCGTTGGCAGAAGCAGGCCGCTGACGAATCGTCACCAGACCCGCTACAACGATCGGCTCTCCGCCACGCAAATCACGTAAGCCGCGACTGTCCACAACGCCCGCCCGCCGTAGCCGCTCACGCATGTGCTGCATGGGATGCCCATTGATACTGACTCCCGTGGCGAAGTAGTCCAGATAAATAAGCTCGGTGGCTGACAATGCCCTTGGGCTGTGCATCTCTCGAGTGGCTGGAGCCAGAGGCAATGAGTCACCACACGCCCGCAACGCCTCCCACGCAGCCCGCCGCCGATCGGGCTCCCACGCCGCGAACGCACCAGCCCGCGCGAGATGCAGTGCATCCGCACGCCTGAGCTTCGCGCGCAGCACTACGTCTTCTATAGAAGTGAAAGGGCGGTCAGGGAAACGAGTGAGCCGCAACACATCCAACGTCTTCTCACCAAGGCCTCGGATATGCCGCCAGCCGACACGCAAAGCCGGCCCACCAGGATCGAGATACGAATCGGACATCACGCTCTCCATCCGCTCCGTCTCGTTCGTACGATCCACTCCCTCACGATCCAACGGCTCGATCGTACACTCCCACTCACCATCACGCATGCACGGGGGCCGCACCACAACGCCGTGCCGACGCGCATCGTGTATCAGAGTGGACGGCGGATAGAACCCCATCGGCCACGAGTTCAACAGCGCAGCAAAGAATTCCGCCGGATAATGCGCCTTGAGCCATGCGGTCGCATACGCGATCAGCGCAAAGCTCCACGCATGCGACTCCGGAAATCCATAATTCGCGAAGCTCTTTAGATCTTCGACGATTCCCGTTGCCACCGATTCGGACACTCCACGCTCCATCATCCGATCTCGCAACCGTCCGAGGGTCTCCATCAGCCGCCCGATCTTCCTCACATGACCCATCGTCCGCCTCAGCTCATCCGCCTCGGCCGCAGTGTATCCGCCGAGCACCATCGCGATCGCCATTGCCTGCTCCTGGAAGATCGGAATCCCCTGCGTTCTCTTCAAAATCGGCTCGAGCAACGGATGTGGATACATCACGGGCTCGAGCCCGCGGCGGCGCGCGGTGTACGGATGAACGAACTTCGCCTGGATGGGACCGGGACGGATCAGCGCCACCTGCACCACGATGTCGTACAGCCTGTCCGGCAGCGTATGCAGTATTGACGCGATCTGCGCGCGACTCTCGATCTGGAACGTCCCTATGGTCTCGCCGCGACAGATGAGGTCGTACGTCTTCTTGTCGCCCGCGGGCAGCTTGTACATCTGCGGCCGCTCGCCGGTGCGCACCTCGATGTAGTCGAACGCGCGCCGCACGAGCGACATCGCGCCAAGTCCCAGGAAGTCGAACTTGGGCACACCCACGGCGTCGAGGTCGTCCTTGTCGAACTGCACGATGGTGCGGCCCATGGTCGTGTGCTCGATGGGCATATAGTCGCCGAGCGGCATGGACGAGAGCACGAATCCGCCGACGTGCGTCGCGCGAAGCCGCGGCAGATCCTCGAACGCGGCCATCGCAGCGAGCATCGTCTTTCCTCTTGCGTTCTCGGCGTCGAATCCGAACCGAGCGCCAAGCTCCGTTCGGATTCGCTCTGCGCCCTCTCGCGGTTCATCGTAGTGCATGCGTTTGGACATGTCATTGATCAACTCCATCGGATACCCAAACGCGCGCATCGAATCGCGCAGCGCGTTGGGACCGCGATACGTCTGCACGATGCACGCGATGGCGGAGTGCGATCTCTCGTAGTGATCGTACATGTAGTCGAGGACTTCCTCGCGCCGGTCGTGCTCGATGTCCACGTCTATGTCGGGCGCTTCGGTCTGACCGTCCACTCGCTTCTCCGACAGGAACCTCTCGAAGAGCAATCCATTCGCGACAGGATCCACCGCAGTGACGGCGAGACAGTAGGCGACAGCGGAGTTGGCAGCGCTCCCGCGACCCTGGCAGAGAATGTTCTGCGACCGCGCGAACCGCACGGCGTCCCACATCACGAGAAAGAATCCGGAGAAGCCGAGCGTGGCGATGACGCGGAGCTCGTGCTCGATCTGGTTCTTCTGGGCGTCGCTTAAGGCTTCGCCCCACCGCTCCCGCGCGCCCTCATACACTTTCTCGCGCAGGAATTGGGTGTCGCTCACACCCGGCGGATTGGGGAACTTAGGCAAGGGGGGCCTGAGCCAGCTCAGATCGAAATCGCATTCGCTCGCGATCCGCTCGCTCTCCTCGAGCCCCTCCTCTCTTCCCTTCCACCTCTCCGCCATCTCGATCGGCGAAAGGAGCCGCCACTCCCCGTTGGGATGCAGCAGCCCCCGCGACATCGCCTTATCTATAGTTGTGTCGTACCTGAGCGCGGTGAGGATGTCGTGCACGAGCCGGCTCGACTGGTCGGCATATCGCGGATCGTTCACAGCGACCCACGGAATGTTCTGCTTCCCCGCGAGATCTATCAGCGCCGAAGCGAGCGCCGCCTCGCATCCGCCGGTGTGATGGAGCTGCACTTCCACCGCGAGCCGGTTGCCGAACACCTCGCGCCACTCGCTCAGCATCCGTGATGCAGTGGAGTACTCGCACGCCTGGATCTTCGCACCGATGGGACCGGAAGCGGGGCCGGTCAAAGCGAAAATGCCAGTGCTCCGTTCCGCGACATCCTTCCAGCTCACGCGCGGCCGTCCGCGCTTGTCGGCGCTCTGCCCTTTCACCCATCCGCGAAGCGATCCGACTCTCGCTCGAGTCACCAAAGCGCCGATGTTCCGCATCCCTCCCACATTGCACGCGTAAAAAGCGGCCGGACGCCCATCCACATTCAGCTCGACACCCACGACCGGCTTCACACCCTGACGCCGGCACTCGAGTGCGAAACGCACGACACCGCCCAGATCGGCGGTGTCGCTTATACCTATAGTATGGTGCCCCAGCTCTGCCGCTCTCTTTACGAGAGCTTCAGGCGTGAGTGCCCCATTGTTGAATGAGAATGCGGTGTGGGCTCGGAGCTCGATGGGCATGGGGTCCCAATGCTAATACCGAACAAACCCCGAAGCAAGAAGGAAGCCCGAGCCGCCAGCGCCGCCCTCCGAACAGGCACGGCGCTTTCACTTTAACTGCCCTCTTTCTTCACCGGATAATGATCATGTCAGGATCGATGATCACAGTGTCCGACGTCAAATTGTCGCGCACACAGATCGCGGTTACCGCGTATTGGTACTTCCTGCCGGCTTGAGTAGGATCCAGCGCCTGCGCCCCGGCTGGCTTCGCCTTGCTGCCCTTGTATGGGGTCTTTCTCTTGAACGGCCAGGGTTTACCAGTCTTCGCCAGAACCTGCATATCCGTAACGTTCGATGCGGCATCCAGTCTCCAATTGATCGAGTCACCGGGCCTGAGGCTGATAGACCAGGGAGTAAGGGAGAACGAGACACCGCGCCCCGCGAGGCAGTCTACTCTGGTGTCCACGTTAACAGTCTGGTAGCTGCCTTGTGCGTCAGCGGATCTTTTCGTTTCCACGACGGCGAAAACGAGAACAGCACCGCAGGTGAGCAGAACCTTCGCGCGCATTTGTCACTCCGGAGGAGAGAGCGACAACAGTGCAAGCGGCCGGATTGGAACGCAAGGACCGAACAATCGAGAGGTGCGTACGGAGCAGGGCTTGGGCTGTAGGCCCCGTTCAGACCGAACAGTTCAGCGCAGCCAGCGCTGACTGCCACTCCTCCTCGCTGATCGCCTTGCGCGCGCGGAAATTGATTCCGAGCGTACCGAACTTCGCGGCACTCGATGCCTGTGGTGCATCGGCATAAACGTCCACTCGCGACACGATCTCGAAATTCACGAACCCGGCAGCGACGACCGTCGCTTGAAGCTCCGCTTCGACCAGAGCACCGGCAATTCAGCCCTTCCACAGGTCTATGTCACGCCTCGCACCATCCCCGACGTCCTTCTCAACGAGAATGTCACCGATCTGAAGCCGTCCGCCTGGCTTCAGCACACGCGCCATCTCCTGAAGTCCCGCCATCTTGTCGGGGAAAAGATTGAGCACACCGTTCGAGATGACGACGTCGGCCCACGCATCCGCCACGGGAAGCGACTCGGCCAGACCATGATGGAAACGAACATTGCGAAACCCGCTGGCCTCGGCGCTCTCTCGCGCCCGATCGAGCAAACGAAGCGATGCTCTCTTCGGGCACTCCCGCGAGCCATTCATCCTCGTATCCGAGGATACCCGCGAGCCGACGACCCGTGTGGAAGTGGAAGCCCTGCTCCGGATCCTCCGCCACCATCGCGTACTCGTTCTGAATGGCGCGCCGAAGTTCCTGAATGTCGAGCCCTTCTGGCGCGCGACTCGCGCGCACCACCCGAGCGCTAGCTGACTCTGTCATTGGCCTCCACGGCCGGACATTGACGCCGAACTACCTTCGTCCATTGTATCGAGCGTTTGAACAGCGTCAAGACCGGCGAGTCATCGCCCCACGACCGATCAGAATGTATCGGCTCTCCGTGTCGGAATTGTCTCCGCGCGGTTGTCAAACCCCGAGCTCGAGACCAATCTCCCCACACAGCGCCTGCAACCTCTCGACCACACCCGAGTCTCCGTCCTGGCTGTCGCCCGCGGCCCGGACCAGCGTCCAAAGCGCCCTCAACAGATCGACGAGATGCGCGCGCTCGCGGAGAACGACTTCGCGGCGGCTCTGCATTCGCCGCACGAGATCGAGCTGGTGTCGCACGAGCTCGCGCAGCTCTGCACGCTCGCGTGTGTCTCCAGTTCCGCCGGACTCGAGCGCATCAAGCTGGGAAACGAGGCGATTCGCCTCCCCCGGACCGGCGTCGCGGGAAAGTGTAGCAAGCTCACTGTCGCGCTGGTCAATTGCCTTCAGCAGGCGCTCCGCCGCAGTCGCAGTTCGCAAGCCAGAGTCTCCCGTGCTGGCCGGGAGGAGTTGAAGCACCTCGCGAATGGCACGCAGATAGTCCGAAGGCGCATCGCGGTCCGGTACGCGCACCTTTCCCGAAGCGGGGGCGAGCAAACGTGTCAACGCCGGTTCATTCCATCCCGACGAAGCCAGTGTCGGACCAAGAAGCAGGCGCAGCGACTGGTCGAACGCGAGCCCTATGCGCCGCGCCCAGGCAAATCCCGACATGACAGCCAGCGAGCCGGCAATGAAGATCGCCCACTCCGCGACCTCGACCCACGATTCGTAAATCACCCCAGCGCCTGAAGAAATCCGTCCTCGCAGCAGAATGAGCAGAAGAAGTGCTGGACAGGATGCGATAAGGAGAACTCTCACTCCTTTGGCGATCCATGGCAGGCGGTCCCAGAGATCCGATGGCCGGCGAAGCGCGCGCGGCCACCACATGCC harbors:
- a CDS encoding S9 family peptidase produces the protein MILASAFPLVAQQDPTLSPPVAAREAHETSIHGYKLSDDYFWLRQKTNPAVRAYLDAENAYTAAMMKHTEALQQSLYDEITGHVKQTDLSVPYRRGAYLYYSKTETGKQYPIYVRKPVKGGPEQVLLDQNEMAKGQGYYSIGARVVSDDDSLLAFTFDSTGYRQYTLRIKNLRTGQMLPDRVPRVGSVVWSTDGRTLFLTTEDSITKRSDKFWRHPVGGATMNLLFDEKDELFDIGANRSLDRKMIFLQSAAKTSSEIQYLPADKPSAALTVMLPRENGHEYDADYDGGRFYIRTNKGAKNFRVVSAPVAAPAKWTEVVAGKPDVKIAGMEFYRDHIVLSEREGGLPYLRIIDKKTGASYRIATPEPAYSMAIGANAEYDTRVIQYVYNSLVTPSSTFEYDMSRKTRKLLKQQEVPGYSASGYESRRIWATARDGTKVPMALVYKKGTKMDGSAPMLLYAYGSYGSSQDAGFSSNRLSLLDRGFIWALANIRGGGELGEEWREAGRMMNKMNTFTDFIDVGEYLVKNKYTSSDRLMIQGGSAGGLLMGAVVNMKPDLFKAAIAAVPFVDVMNTMLDASLPLTTSEYTEWGNPNEKPAFDYMMKYSPYDNVKAQWYPNMLVEVSLNDSQVPYWEGAKFVAKLRAMKQGDNVLLLKANMGAGHGGASGRYDRYREIAFEYAFLLSQAPFVSSKTPGPML
- a CDS encoding error-prone DNA polymerase → MPIELRAHTAFSFNNGALTPEALVKRAAELGHHTIGISDTADLGGVVRFALECRRQGVKPVVGVELNVDGRPAAFYACNVGGMRNIGALVTRARVGSLRGWVKGQSADKRGRPRVSWKDVAERSTGIFALTGPASGPIGAKIQACEYSTASRMLSEWREVFGNRLAVEVQLHHTGGCEAALASALIDLAGKQNIPWVAVNDPRYADQSSRLVHDILTALRYDTTIDKAMSRGLLHPNGEWRLLSPIEMAERWKGREEGLEESERIASECDFDLSWLRPPLPKFPNPPGVSDTQFLREKVYEGARERWGEALSDAQKNQIEHELRVIATLGFSGFFLVMWDAVRFARSQNILCQGRGSAANSAVAYCLAVTAVDPVANGLLFERFLSEKRVDGQTEAPDIDVDIEHDRREEVLDYMYDHYERSHSAIACIVQTYRGPNALRDSMRAFGYPMELINDMSKRMHYDEPREGAERIRTELGARFGFDAENARGKTMLAAMAAFEDLPRLRATHVGGFVLSSMPLGDYMPIEHTTMGRTIVQFDKDDLDAVGVPKFDFLGLGAMSLVRRAFDYIEVRTGERPQMYKLPAGDKKTYDLICRGETIGTFQIESRAQIASILHTLPDRLYDIVVQVALIRPGPIQAKFVHPYTARRRGLEPVMYPHPLLEPILKRTQGIPIFQEQAMAIAMVLGGYTAAEADELRRTMGHVRKIGRLMETLGRLRDRMMERGVSESVATGIVEDLKSFANYGFPESHAWSFALIAYATAWLKAHYPAEFFAALLNSWPMGFYPPSTLIHDARRHGVVVRPPCMRDGEWECTIEPLDREGVDRTNETERMESVMSDSYLDPGGPALRVGWRHIRGLGEKTLDVLRLTRFPDRPFTSIEDVVLRAKLRRADALHLARAGAFAAWEPDRRRAAWEALRACGDSLPLAPATREMHSPRALSATELIYLDYFATGVSINGHPMQHMRERLRRAGVVDSRGLRDLRGGEPIVVAGLVTIRQRPASANGTIFLLLEDEWGFINVVVPSFLVEENSEVVKFATFVVVQGRFEKDGNVLNVVGKRFKELDVKRLEHRARSFR
- a CDS encoding methyltransferase domain-containing protein → MNGSRECPKRASLRLLDRARESAEASGFRNVRFHHGLAESLPVADAWADVVISNGVLNLFPDKMAGLQEMARVLKPGGRLQIGDILVEKDVGDGARRDIDLWKG